In the Gemmatimonadaceae bacterium genome, AGCGACGGTCCGACGGCCACGACGACGCGGTGGACGTGGCCATCGTCGGTTCCGGGCCGGCCGGGCTGAGCGCCGGGCTCGAAGCGCTCCGCTGCGGACTGAGCTACGTGGTGCTCGAGCAGGGCTCACTCTCCGACACGGTGCGCAAGTATCCGCGTCACAAGCTGCTGCTCGCCGAGCCGGTGCACGTGCCGCTGTACGGCGATCTCTGGGTGGCCGACGGGTCGAAGGAGACGCTGCTGAAAGTGTGGGAGACGATCGTGGCCAACACGGGGCTGGCCGTGCGCACGGGGGAGAAGGTGCAGCAGATCGTGCGCGACGGCGCCGTGTTCCGCGTGGAGACGACGCGCGGGTCACAGGCCGCGCGCCGGGTGGTGCTGGCCATGGGACGGCGCGGCAGCCCGCGCCGGCTCGGCGTGCCCGGCGAGGACCGCGACACCGTGTTCTACGACGTGGTCGAGATGGAGGCGTTCGCCGGGCGGCGCGTGCTCGTGGTGGGCGGCGGCGACAGTGCCGTGGAGACGGCGCTCGGCTTGGCCAACCAGGCGGGCACGGAGGTGCGGATCTCGTATCGCGGCGAGACGTTCGCGCGGATCGCCGACCGGAATCGCGCCAAGGTCGATCGCGCGATCGCCGCCGGGAAGGTGACGCCGCACTTCGGCAGTCACGTGCGCGAGATTCGCGAGGATGTGGTGGTCCTCGGGTCGGGCGAGGCGTCGATCATCCTGCCGAGCGACTTCGTCGTCATCCGCATCGGCGGGGACGCGCCGTACGCGTTCCTCGAGCGGCTGGGTGTGCGCATCGTCGAGAAGGACGTTCCGCTGCCTCCCCGGCAAGACCTGGCCGGATGAATGCGGACGCTTCTCCTGCTGTGCGGCGCCATGCTGCTGGGACTGGCCCCACGGGCGTCC is a window encoding:
- a CDS encoding NAD(P)-binding domain-containing protein translates to MLLTTLGFFALTALAIWLHLRTTGVAHAPPSRAGAPCPRCKALVPPGATYCPSCGVPQQIFEMVRAPVSAGAADPGGAPKALVRADMCVGCGTCVASCPEPGAITLRGKLAVVDDALCQGHGECVRGCPVGAILVTTGAAVNRVTVPLVDEHFETNVPGLYIVGELGGRGLIKNAINEGKMAIEHVARALPPGERRSDGHDDAVDVAIVGSGPAGLSAGLEALRCGLSYVVLEQGSLSDTVRKYPRHKLLLAEPVHVPLYGDLWVADGSKETLLKVWETIVANTGLAVRTGEKVQQIVRDGAVFRVETTRGSQAARRVVLAMGRRGSPRRLGVPGEDRDTVFYDVVEMEAFAGRRVLVVGGGDSAVETALGLANQAGTEVRISYRGETFARIADRNRAKVDRAIAAGKVTPHFGSHVREIREDVVVLGSGEASIILPSDFVVIRIGGDAPYAFLERLGVRIVEKDVPLPPRQDLAG